One Nostoc sp. CENA543 genomic window, TTAACATTGAAAAGCTGAGAAATGCTTATGAGTTGATCATCATGCCTCAAATATCTTTAGCAACCATCCAGGGATTTACACCTAACTGGTCTTACAGTAGGACGATACGATAACTCCAAGCAAATAAAATGAAACCAGCAGATAAAAAGCCTGTATATTGGGAGACTGATGACAGAAACGAACCGTGATCAACAACTGTCGAGAATAGTTTTAAAAGGCTTCAAGTCTATCGCCAAGTGTGACCTTGAACTCTCCAGAGTGAACATTTTAATTGGTGCTAATGGGGCGGGAAAATCCAATTTTATCGGCTTCTTCCGCATGGTTGGGCAATTACTGGAGGAAAACCTGCAAGTTTTTGTGAGTCGCCAAGGCAGCCCTGATGCCATACTGCATTTTGGACGCAAAACAACTGAACAATTAGAGTTTCAGTTATACTTTGGCAATAATGGATACTTCGCTACCCTTGAACCAACCCAGGATAATCGCTTGATGTTCGCCAAGGAATCTTTCTGGTGGAACGTGAATGGTGAGCATGAAATAGGTAGGGGTCATTTCGAGACCAAGGCTTTCACCGGCACAGGTACGGGAATTGATGAGTACGTTTTGTCTGCCATGCAGCAGTGGCGAGTTTATCATTTTCATGACACGAGTGATACTGCTTACATAAAACAGCCGCAGGGTATCAATGACAACGCTTATCTGCGTCCTGATGCCCGCAACCTTGCATCCTTTCTGTATTTGTTGCGTGACAGCTACCCAGCCTCCTATCAAAGAATTGTCAAAACTATTCGACTTGTTGCTCCGTTTTTTGGAGACTTTTACCTGCGTCCGTCTCCAAAAAACAAGGAGGTTATTGAGTTGGAATGGTTCGAGCGGGGCCAGGACATTCCATTTAAGGCACACCTGCTTTCGGATGGCACACTGCGTTTTATGTGTCTAGCCACGGTTTTTTTACAACCTGAAGACCTCCAGCCCCAAACAATTCTAGTTGATGAGCCAGAATTAGGTCTTCATCCCTATGCTATTACGGTACTGGCTTCGTTGATCCGTACTGCCTCCAAACAGGTGATTGTTTCTACTCAGTCCGTCGAATTGCTCAATGAATTTGAGTCCAGCGATGTGATTGTTGTAGACCGCGATGAAGGAAAGTCTTACCTTCACAGGCTGAATCAGCAGGAGTTGGAAGCATGGCTGGAAGACTATAGCTTGGGTGAGCTTTGGCGGAAGAACATCCTGGGCGGGAGACCAGCACGATGATGCGGATTAATGTTTTCGTGGAAGGGCAAACTGAAGAAACTTTTGTCAGGGAACTGCTCTATGGGTATTTTCTGGAAAAAAATATTTATCTGAATCCGATTCTCGTCAAAACCAGTTCCACAGGTAAGGGCGGGGTGGTAAGTTATGCCAAAATCAAGCCGCAATTAAATCGCAAGTGTCTGGAAGATAAAACTGCGATCGTCACTACCATGTTTGATATGTACGCCTTGCCTAATGATTTCCCAGGAAGTAATTCCATACCCCAAACTAGCGACCCATTCCAGAAGGCTGAACATTTGGAACGGGAGATGTCCAAGGATATTGGTCACAAGAATTTTATCCCGAATTTGCTGGTACATGAATTTGAAGGGTTGCTGTACAGTCAGCCACAAGCGTTTGCCCTGTGGTTCGATGAAAGTGTGGTGAATATTTTGCAAGCCGAGCGTAACGCCTTTCCTTCTCCTGAGCATATTAATGATCATCCACAGAAAGCACCATCAAAACGAATTCGTAATTGTTGCAATGGCTACGACAAAGCACTACATGGTTCACTGCTGGCGATTGATATCGGGCTGGATACAATACGTCAGGAATGTCAGCATTTTCACCAGTGGTTGTTGCGTCTGGAAAATATAGTTCCAAGTTGACTTGATTTTATGCCTACGTCAAAGTGACCTATTAATCCATGCACAATAAAACTATGCGAACGCTCGTGCCTTGGTGTAATCAAGTTTCCCTACCTAAACGCAATACTTCTAAAACATCACCAGGAAGATTGAGCAGAGGTAGGCAATTGCGAACGAAGGAATCCCACTTCATGCTCCCTAATGCTGTAAATACTTCCTCAATCAGCAGCGTTTGAGAGTTACCCATAACGTTACGGGTAATTTTCCCTTTAGCTTCGTTTTCCATTTTTTGCAGCAGTTTGATGGTTTCATCAACGCTAATTGCGAGGCGCAAGGCCAACAGTTCGAGGATGCCTTCATCGAATAAACTATGATCATTGATTAATTGAGGCACAATAGAATCAAAGACAATATGAACACGCGATGACTACTCAATTGATGATTCAACCCTCATCCTTAATACCTTCTGGTATCAAGATGAGCGAATTTGGTGATATTTATCTTTTTAAATTTACCGATGAGCTACAGTCTCGCTTTGAAGAACTGTTAGAGAAGAAAAAAGCTGATGCGCTCACGCCTGAAGAAGAAGCCGAATATGTAGGCATTTCCGAATTACAGCGAATCTTTACCTTAATTAACGCTCAACTAGCGGCGAAAAGTAAATGGTGTCCGAACCAACTCGAAAATTTGTA contains:
- a CDS encoding DUF4276 family protein, encoding MMRINVFVEGQTEETFVRELLYGYFLEKNIYLNPILVKTSSTGKGGVVSYAKIKPQLNRKCLEDKTAIVTTMFDMYALPNDFPGSNSIPQTSDPFQKAEHLEREMSKDIGHKNFIPNLLVHEFEGLLYSQPQAFALWFDESVVNILQAERNAFPSPEHINDHPQKAPSKRIRNCCNGYDKALHGSLLAIDIGLDTIRQECQHFHQWLLRLENIVPS
- a CDS encoding AAA family ATPase — protein: MTETNRDQQLSRIVLKGFKSIAKCDLELSRVNILIGANGAGKSNFIGFFRMVGQLLEENLQVFVSRQGSPDAILHFGRKTTEQLEFQLYFGNNGYFATLEPTQDNRLMFAKESFWWNVNGEHEIGRGHFETKAFTGTGTGIDEYVLSAMQQWRVYHFHDTSDTAYIKQPQGINDNAYLRPDARNLASFLYLLRDSYPASYQRIVKTIRLVAPFFGDFYLRPSPKNKEVIELEWFERGQDIPFKAHLLSDGTLRFMCLATVFLQPEDLQPQTILVDEPELGLHPYAITVLASLIRTASKQVIVSTQSVELLNEFESSDVIVVDRDEGKSYLHRLNQQELEAWLEDYSLGELWRKNILGGRPAR